The Silene latifolia isolate original U9 population chromosome X, ASM4854445v1, whole genome shotgun sequence genome contains the following window.
CCTCGCTCGTTGCACACATGCAATTCTCAATGCCATTAACAATAATACTTAAACAAGTGGCATCAGTTATGACATTCTCAAGGCAACAATACAGCTGCACAACTTGCACTTATTTAACTGTTAACATCTTGTAGGCACGGAAATTTTATTAATGTatcaaaacaagaaaaataattatTGACTAAGTCATCAACCCTCCACCAAATATGGACATAGTCATGGAAAGCAACTACGGAGTACTTCCTAAAGTAGAAGATATTATTAAACAGTGATCAGGATTCATCATTTTGTATTTAAGCATTTCAGCATCCTGTAATCCTGTAATATAATCTAAAAACCAGCATGAAGATTTGTTCATCTAAGTTTATAGCATTAGTGTTTGTACCTGTATTACTTTCTGCAGTTGTGCTTGTGTACCGCGCGCACCCGTTCCACCCTGCACCGTTCCCACTTCATGAGTTCACCCACCGGGAAGAACGCAGGGACCCAGCTTTAGTTGATGCGCGGATGCTTGACCGCTCCCATTTTGTTGGCTCCCCTCACTTGCAGGGTCCTGAAGATCTGGTATATGACTCGAATACCGGCTTGCTCTATACTGGGTGTGTTGATGGCTGGATCAAGACCTTTGACTTGAATGCTTCGGTTTTACGTAACTGGATTAACACTGGCGGTCGTCCCCTTGGAGTTGCTCTTAGTGGGTCTCAACTCATTGTCGCTGATGCTTACCAGGTTTTGTACCCATTTCCGCTCTTATCATTTAACGCTGTAACAGCAGCATCCATCTCTGCTGGTATTAGTTTACggatttatatatttatataatgtTTCAGGGCTTGCTACGAATAACCGAGGACAAGAAAATAGAGGTGCTGACAAATGCAGCAGAAGGCTTGAAATTCAACTTAACAGATGGGGTAGATGTTGGAAAAGACGGTACAATTTATTTCACAGATGCTTCATACAAGTATCAGTTCCATGACTACTTGTACGACATATTAGAGGGCAGACCGCATGGTCGACTTCTGAGCTTCAATCCTAACACCAATGAAACTAAAGTTCTACTTCACAACCTCTATTTTCCCAATGGAGTAGCCATCTCGCCTGATCAAAGTTCTCTCGTCTTTTGTGAAACTCCTCTGTAAGTTGACCTTTGGCTCTAGAAACTCAAAAACTCAGAATTGATGATATACCTTAGTGTTTGTGTGtcgatatactccctccgtcccggtcaattgttgtcctttgattttggcacaaagaccaaggaaagggaaGGGAATCAATAACAAAATGACAAGTGGAagaaattgagtgtgaatgattaaATTGCTCATGAGGTTaattctaaaaatagaaaggacaacaattgactgagacaccctaaaatggaataggacaacaaatgactgggacagagggagtatataccTTATACCGCATCTGAATAAACCTCCTCGGGTAATGCTGTTACAATAGTACATTCTACCCATTTACCTGCAACCAGCAGGAATTTTTGAGGCACCGGGATAATGTTGTTCTTATACTCAA
Protein-coding sequences here:
- the LOC141622259 gene encoding protein STRICTOSIDINE SYNTHASE-LIKE 6-like, which codes for MKICSSKFIALVFVPVLLSAVVLVYRAHPFHPAPFPLHEFTHREERRDPALVDARMLDRSHFVGSPHLQGPEDLVYDSNTGLLYTGCVDGWIKTFDLNASVLRNWINTGGRPLGVALSGSQLIVADAYQGLLRITEDKKIEVLTNAAEGLKFNLTDGVDVGKDGTIYFTDASYKYQFHDYLYDILEGRPHGRLLSFNPNTNETKVLLHNLYFPNGVAISPDQSSLVFCETPLKRCRRYWLQGSKKGSVETFIDNIPGFPDNIHCDGENYWIAISSSLNPYLEYANKLQFVRKVIIIVESYLSLLKHVQKNGGVYGVDLQGNPTAHFYDPALSLLSGAVKIGNQIYVGSLQYPHIIGFNMSKSQIS